A window of Pirellulales bacterium contains these coding sequences:
- a CDS encoding DUF4240 domain-containing protein codes for MNETTFWDIIELLDWDQTGDDEAVLEPACQALAALDDDAIFEFENILAEKLHAIDTREHCRACYAGELDPDDGDDFISADDFLYSRCVAVANGRDVYTSILADPAEMPQGLEFESLLSLPASAYELKTGNEYEHVPRVSYESFQNLAGWAATAATRPGKLTGENVPPGNRRPT; via the coding sequence ATGAACGAGACGACTTTCTGGGACATCATCGAACTGCTCGACTGGGATCAGACCGGCGACGACGAGGCTGTGCTAGAGCCGGCGTGTCAAGCGCTCGCCGCGCTTGACGACGATGCGATCTTTGAGTTCGAAAACATCCTCGCCGAAAAGCTCCACGCGATCGATACGCGAGAACATTGTCGCGCCTGCTACGCGGGCGAACTCGATCCCGACGATGGTGATGACTTTATTTCAGCCGACGATTTTCTCTACTCTCGGTGCGTCGCCGTAGCCAATGGCCGCGACGTTTATACGTCGATCCTGGCCGACCCTGCCGAGATGCCGCAAGGCTTGGAATTCGAATCGTTGTTGTCCCTTCCTGCTTCCGCCTATGAGCTCAAGACTGGCAACGAGTACGAGCACGTCCCTCGTGTCAGTTACGAAAGCTTTCAGAATCTGGCCGGATGGGCAGCGACGGCAGCGACGCGGCCTGGAAAGCTTACCGGGGAAAATGTTCCTCCCGGAAACCGGCGGCCGACTTGA
- a CDS encoding SUMF1/EgtB/PvdO family nonheme iron enzyme, which yields MDSAHVFVARLCFRFVIAVCCGTACLSHIVRADQPQQGATKRVDLSAGVALELVYIPPGSFLMGSTPEEKAWATGIEGGAQAGTERESYEGERPRPMRVQDGFWMGRTEVTVGQFRRFVEEFGYVTDAEKPGGKTQCFNPLWNGYHLTTQVTHPWEPMPGKSWRDPNFDFPLDDHYPVVCVSWNDGRAFCQWLTKRERAAGRLPEGLEYRLPTEAEWEYACRGGSQQSLYFWWGNELQEGEGRLNISAVDFLPDRKQAWPLNKAPWSDGYSFVSPVDHYGERGRNGFGLADMCGGVWEVILDDFDPAGGHEELHVDAENPRPVCRGGNYFDVPGNARCAVRLGLQSTSYSDSRDGFRICLGVPRR from the coding sequence ATGGATTCCGCCCACGTGTTCGTCGCGCGGCTTTGCTTTCGGTTTGTCATCGCGGTTTGTTGCGGCACCGCTTGCCTGTCACACATCGTCCGGGCCGATCAGCCCCAGCAGGGGGCGACGAAGCGGGTCGATTTGAGTGCTGGTGTGGCGCTTGAGCTGGTCTACATTCCGCCAGGTTCTTTTCTGATGGGGAGCACGCCGGAGGAAAAAGCCTGGGCCACCGGCATTGAAGGGGGCGCGCAGGCGGGCACCGAACGCGAATCGTACGAAGGGGAGCGGCCGCGCCCGATGCGCGTCCAAGACGGCTTTTGGATGGGGCGCACCGAGGTCACGGTCGGGCAGTTTCGCCGTTTCGTCGAGGAATTTGGTTACGTGACCGATGCCGAAAAGCCGGGGGGCAAGACGCAGTGCTTCAACCCACTGTGGAACGGCTATCATCTCACCACGCAGGTCACGCATCCTTGGGAGCCGATGCCGGGCAAGAGCTGGCGCGATCCGAACTTCGACTTCCCACTCGACGACCACTATCCGGTCGTCTGCGTGAGTTGGAACGACGGCCGCGCGTTCTGCCAATGGCTGACGAAGCGGGAACGCGCTGCGGGCCGGCTGCCTGAGGGACTGGAGTATCGATTGCCGACCGAGGCCGAATGGGAATACGCCTGCCGCGGCGGCAGCCAACAGAGTCTTTACTTCTGGTGGGGCAACGAGCTCCAGGAGGGAGAAGGGCGGCTGAACATTTCGGCCGTCGATTTTCTGCCCGATCGGAAGCAGGCTTGGCCCCTGAACAAAGCCCCCTGGAGCGATGGCTACTCGTTCGTCTCGCCGGTCGATCATTACGGCGAGCGCGGCCGCAACGGTTTCGGGCTGGCCGATATGTGCGGCGGGGTGTGGGAGGTGATTCTCGACGACTTCGATCCCGCGGGGGGGCACGAAGAACTGCACGTCGACGCGGAGAATCCTCGGCCCGTCTGCCGCGGCGGCAATTACTTCGACGTGCCCGGCAACGCACGCTGTGCGGTGCGGCTGGGATTGCAAAGCACGAGCTACTCGGATTCGCGTGATGGGTTTCGGATTTGCCTGGGCGTGCCGCGGCGGTGA
- a CDS encoding 4Fe-4S binding protein — MAYVVTAPCFGCKYTDCVVVCPCDCFHEGEKMLYIDPTECIDCDACRAECPVEAIFYEDNVPEPWQEFIRLNAEMAAKTPSIVERKAPLV; from the coding sequence ATGGCCTACGTCGTGACCGCCCCCTGCTTCGGCTGCAAGTACACCGATTGCGTCGTCGTCTGTCCCTGCGATTGCTTCCACGAAGGAGAAAAGATGCTCTACATCGATCCCACTGAGTGCATCGACTGCGACGCCTGCCGAGCGGAATGCCCGGTCGAGGCGATCTTCTACGAAGATAACGTGCCCGAGCCTTGGCAGGAATTCATTCGACTCAACGCTGAGATGGCCGCTAAGACACCATCAATCGTGGAACGGAAAGCACCGTTGGTGTGA